The Toxorhynchites rutilus septentrionalis strain SRP chromosome 3, ASM2978413v1, whole genome shotgun sequence genome includes a region encoding these proteins:
- the LOC129774752 gene encoding photoreceptor-specific nuclear receptor-like, whose amino-acid sequence MDFIARNPSAKKLQTIIQQFTLTRVDYREAACLKALILFRSDHTNLYSGHEILLLQDQTISLLHEKCGGVRLGHLLLLLPGIKSAANPKTLQEMLFRKTVGEVAIERLLLDLMKT is encoded by the exons ATGG ATTTTATCGCCCGCAACCCTTCGGCCAAAAAACTTCAAACCATCATACAACAGTTTACACTTACACGCGTAGACTACCGTGAGGCTGCCTGTCTAAAGGCATTGATTCTGTTCCGATCAGATCATACGAATCTGTACTCGGGGCACGAAATTCTGCTGCTTCAGGATCAAACCATCAGTCTGTTACATGAAAAGTGCGGCGGTGTTCGTTTGGGTCATTTACTGCTTCTACTTCCTGGCATTAAATCAGCGGCCAATCCGAAAACTCTTCAGGAGATGCTATTCCGGAAAACTGTTGGCGAAGTGGCTATAGAGCGGTTGCTGTTGGATTTaatgaaaacttaa